One Dokdonia sp. Dokd-P16 genomic window carries:
- a CDS encoding cytochrome-c peroxidase, whose translation MKITTNQPFYILLLVIFSLSQSCKNEVPEYATQTVANWEASRTIYLQEITNAIAGIDTLKQLPVTDPKAKEVFKTLRIAFKKAEPYASYLNPPVGHRVNGPALPIYKEDNEKTMNPVGLQKIEESIYEGETSQGQYDKELTVTYGLLQNLKKNIEKRELNAPRYFTATHQQLLRVLSFSIAGFDTPVSQLGINEGAVSLQNLHDTYQASIQSIIQAKNEALDKQFTLQINEAVTFINENSDYNTFDRYSFTRTHLTPITRSWVAIRKTSELWEGNQSTPFNFDAPTFFEDDSFNVSFFTPSINKNPTDEQITLGKKLFFDEKLSTSGTMACATCHDPKKAYADGLVVNKSNTGEALQRNTPTLLNTVFQQNFFADGRSNSIIDQVSAVFTNEKEFNTNVHEFSTSILEDPSYLEMFEKAYGGVSTRNTDVVKAISSYVSTLNSFDSKFDRNMRGDEDTFTKEEQLGMNLFMGKALCATCHFMPLTNGTVPPFFAETEREVIGVPETAENKELDDDTGYYWRFEAEQHKGMFKTPTVRNAALTAPYMHNGVYTTLEQVMDFYNQGGGGGLGFDLPHQTLPFDNLTLTDEELSALTAFVKTLTDDKIEDNY comes from the coding sequence ATGAAAATCACTACAAATCAACCTTTTTACATACTGCTCTTAGTTATCTTCTCCCTATCACAAAGCTGTAAGAATGAAGTACCGGAATACGCTACACAAACTGTGGCAAATTGGGAAGCCTCAAGAACCATTTATCTACAAGAGATTACTAATGCTATTGCTGGAATAGATACACTAAAACAACTTCCTGTAACAGATCCAAAAGCTAAAGAAGTTTTCAAAACATTGCGCATAGCTTTCAAAAAAGCAGAACCTTATGCGTCGTACCTCAACCCTCCAGTAGGACACCGAGTAAATGGACCAGCATTACCTATTTATAAAGAGGATAATGAGAAAACTATGAATCCTGTAGGCTTACAAAAAATAGAAGAAAGCATTTATGAGGGAGAAACCTCTCAAGGCCAATATGACAAAGAGCTTACGGTCACTTACGGACTTTTACAAAATCTCAAAAAAAACATTGAGAAAAGAGAACTCAATGCTCCTAGGTATTTTACCGCAACTCACCAGCAATTACTGAGAGTACTGAGCTTTTCAATTGCAGGTTTTGATACACCTGTAAGTCAGCTAGGCATAAATGAAGGTGCTGTGTCCCTTCAAAATCTTCATGACACGTATCAAGCAAGTATTCAATCTATTATTCAAGCTAAGAACGAAGCACTAGACAAGCAATTCACTTTGCAAATTAATGAAGCCGTTACCTTTATTAATGAAAATAGTGACTACAATACCTTTGATCGTTATTCCTTTACACGCACCCACCTTACTCCTATCACACGTAGCTGGGTAGCTATCAGGAAAACTAGCGAACTTTGGGAAGGAAACCAGAGTACTCCATTTAACTTTGACGCTCCTACTTTTTTTGAAGACGATAGCTTTAATGTGAGCTTCTTCACCCCTAGTATCAACAAGAATCCTACAGATGAGCAAATCACTTTAGGAAAGAAACTATTTTTTGACGAAAAGCTATCCACTAGCGGTACGATGGCATGTGCAACTTGCCATGATCCAAAAAAGGCATATGCAGATGGTCTTGTTGTAAATAAAAGCAATACTGGTGAAGCACTGCAGAGAAACACGCCTACGCTGCTTAATACTGTGTTCCAACAAAACTTCTTTGCAGATGGCCGCTCTAATTCGATTATTGATCAAGTATCTGCGGTATTTACAAATGAGAAGGAGTTTAATACTAATGTGCATGAATTTTCTACAAGTATTCTAGAAGATCCTAGCTACTTAGAAATGTTTGAAAAAGCTTACGGCGGAGTATCTACGCGCAATACAGATGTAGTAAAGGCAATCTCTTCATATGTAAGCACGCTCAATAGTTTTGATTCAAAATTTGACCGTAATATGCGAGGAGATGAAGATACCTTTACAAAAGAAGAACAACTAGGTATGAACCTCTTCATGGGGAAAGCATTATGTGCCACGTGTCACTTTATGCCACTCACAAATGGCACTGTACCTCCATTTTTTGCAGAGACTGAACGCGAAGTTATTGGTGTTCCCGAAACAGCAGAAAACAAAGAACTCGATGATGATACTGGCTACTATTGGCGTTTTGAAGCAGAGCAACACAAAGGCATGTTTAAAACTCCCACAGTGCGCAACGCCGCGCTTACAGCTCCATATATGCATAATGGTGTATACACCACACTGGAGCAAGTAATGGACTTTTACAATCAAGGCGGTGGCGGCGGTCTAGGGTTTGACCTTCCGCATCAAACTTTGCCATTTGACAATCTTACACTCACTGATGAGGAACTTTCCGCATTAACTGCATTTGTAAAAACACTTACAGATGATAAGATAGAAGATAATTACTAG
- a CDS encoding rhodanese-like domain-containing protein, with protein sequence MKYALIAMTLCFSLWSCNEATSQKEVSGLATQEVITVIDVDTFEKEALVAGAQLVDVRRDNEWERGHLENAKHFEMNNPNWQSQIETLDKSKPVYVYCAKGGRSAKCAQQLKEAGFTTIYDLEGGINNWNSAGKPLE encoded by the coding sequence TTGAAATACGCTCTCATTGCGATGACGCTTTGTTTTTCTCTGTGGAGTTGTAATGAAGCTACTTCTCAAAAAGAAGTAAGCGGTCTAGCTACTCAAGAAGTAATCACTGTGATTGACGTTGACACCTTTGAGAAGGAAGCATTAGTTGCAGGAGCGCAACTTGTAGACGTACGTAGAGATAATGAGTGGGAGCGTGGTCACCTTGAAAATGCTAAGCACTTTGAGATGAATAACCCTAACTGGCAATCTCAAATAGAAACGCTAGATAAGAGTAAGCCTGTTTATGTGTATTGTGCTAAAGGCGGTAGAAGCGCCAAGTGTGCACAACAGCTAAAAGAAGCAGGATTTACAACGATTTATGATCTTGAAGGCGGAATTAATAATTGGAATTCTGCAGGAAAACCATTAGAGTAG
- a CDS encoding rhodanese-like domain-containing protein has translation MTDLTIPQWEEKIAQDKDAVILDVRTEEEVENGMIEGAKHIDIYLGQGFLDEVEKLDKSKNYYVYCRSGVRSVQACALMGQKGLNNTYNLLGGYNAWDAAH, from the coding sequence ATGACAGATTTAACAATCCCACAATGGGAAGAGAAAATTGCTCAAGATAAAGATGCGGTAATTCTAGACGTACGTACAGAAGAAGAAGTAGAAAACGGAATGATAGAAGGAGCAAAACATATTGATATTTACCTAGGTCAAGGATTCCTTGATGAGGTAGAGAAACTGGATAAGAGTAAAAACTATTATGTGTATTGTCGTTCAGGAGTGCGCAGTGTACAAGCATGTGCTCTTATGGGACAAAAAGGGTTAAACAACACTTACAACTTGCTAGGTGGTTATAATGCTTGGGATGCAGCGCATTGA